From the Mycobacterium noviomagense genome, the window GCCCGCAACCTGGCGACGTCCGCCGCGCGATACGCGAAGGCCGCGAAGGCAATTTGGTGATCTTCGTCGTCGACGCATCCGGCTCGATGGCAGCCCGCGACCGGATGGCCGCGGTCAGCGGCGCCACCCTGTCGCTGCTGCGCGACGCCTACCAGCGCCGCGACAAGGTCGCGGTCATCACCTTCCGCGAGCACGGTGCACAGCTGCTGTTGCCGCCGACTTCCTCGGCGCACATCGCCGGTCGACGGTTGGCGCGTTTCGACACCGGCGGCAAAACCCCGCTGGCCGAAGGCTTGCTGGCCGCCCGCGAGCTGGTGGTGCGCGAGAAGGTGCGCGACAGGGCGCGCCGGCCGCTGGTCGTGGTGCTCACCGACGGACGGGCCACCGCCGGAGTGGATCCGTTGGGCCGCAGCCGGTTAGCGGCGGCGCGTCTGGTCGCCGAGGGTGCATCGGCGGTGGTCGTCGACTGTGAGACGTCCTACGTGCGGTTAGGGCTCGCCGAGCAACTAGCTTGGCAGCTTGGAGCGCCCGCGATTCGGCTGGAGCAGTTGCGCGCCGATCATTTGACCCATGCCGTGCGCCGTGTTGCCTGAGCCGGTGGAGTAAACGCTTATGCCACAAGGTCGTCCAGTGCATGTTCCCGGCGACGGGCTGACCACCCGGGCGCGGCGCAACATGCCGGTGCTCGCCGTGCACACCGGCGCCGGCAAAGGAAAGTCGACCGCCGCGTTCGGGATGGCGCTGCGAGCGTGGAACGCCGGTCTGGATATTGCGGTGTTCCAGTTCGTCAAGAGCGCGAAATGGAAAGTCGGCGAGGAGGAGGCGTTTCGCCAACTTGGCCGAGTGCACGACGAACAGGGCATCGGCGGGCCGGTGCAGTGGCACAAGATGGGCGCCGGCTGGTCCTGGTCGCGCAAACCCGGCAGCGTCGACGACCACGCCGCCGCGGCCGCCGACGGCTGGGCCGAGATCGCGCGCCGACTCGCCGCGCAGCAGCACGACTTCTACGTGCTCGACGAATTCACCTATCCGCTCAAGTGGGGGTGGGTCGACGTCGACGATGTGGTCGACACCCTGTTGGCCCGCCCCGGCCGACAGCATGTGGTGATCACCGGCCGTGACGCCCCGCCGCGACTTGTCGAGGCCGCCGATCTGGTGACCGAGATGACCAAGGTCAAGCACCCGATGGATGCCGGCCGCAAAGGCCAGAAGGGCATCGAGTGGTGAGCGTTCCCGCCGTTGTCGTCGCTGCGCCGGCGTCGGGCAGCGGAAAGACCACTGTCGCAACGGGTTTGATCGGGGCGTTGCGTCAGGCGGGCCACCGGGTCGCGGGATTCAAGGTCGGCCCGGACTTCATCGACCCGGGCTATCACGCGCTGGCCTCCGGTCGGGCCGGACGCAACCTGGACCCGGTTCTGGTGGATGAGCAGCTGATCGGCCCGCTGTACGCCCACGGCGCCGCCGGCGCCGACATCGCGGTGGTCGAAGGCGTGATGGGTCTTTTCGACGGTCGCATCGGCCCCGATCCGGCCACACCGGCAGCCGGCTCAACCGCCCACGTCGCCGCCCTACTGGGCGCCCCGGTGATCCTGGTGGTCGACGCGCGGGGCCAAAGTCACAGCATCGCCGCCCTGCTGCATGGCTTTTCGACTTTCGACGCCGCCACCCGTATCGCGGGCGTCGTGCTCAACCGCGTCGGATCGCCCAGGCACGAACAGGTGCTGCGACAGGCTTGCGGGCACGCCGGCATCACGGTATTGGGCGCCATCCCCCGCACCGACCAAATCGAGGTGCCTACTCGGTATCTGGGGCTCGTCACCGCTGCCGAATACGGTCGCCGCGCGCATCAGGCAGTCGAAGCGATGACGGCTTTGATCGCCCGCCATGTCGATGTCGCCGCTGTGGCCGTGGCCGCCGCCAGCCGGGTCGCGGATCCGCCGTGGGACCCCGCGGCCACAATCGGGGCGGTCCAGCACACACCCGTCACCGTCGCCCTGGCAGCGGGAAGGGCGTTCACATTCGGATACGCCGAGCACGCCGAACTGTTGCGGGCCACTGGCGCCGAGGTCGTCGAATTCGACCCGTGCACCGACCCGCTGCCCGAAAACACTGGCGCAGTGGTTATCCCCGGAGGCTTCCCGGAGCAGTTCGCCGCCGAGCTGTCGGCGAACGACGTTGCGCGCCAACAGATCAACATGCTGGCCGCTGCGGGCGTGCCCGTGCATGCCGAATGCGCCGGGCTGACGTATCTGCTCTCCCGCCTCGATGGCTACCCGATGTGCGGCGTGCTGGCCGGGTCGGCGCGGTTCACCGAGCACTTGACGTTGGGTTATCGGGACGCGCTCGCGGTGGCCGATTCGCCATTGTATCGCGCCGGGCAGGTCGTCGTGGGCCACGAATTCCACCGCACCGCAGTCACTTTCACCGGCGGCTACCCGCCGGCGTGGGTGTACCGCGGCAGCGGCGCGGATGCGCCGCAAGACGGGGCCGTGCATGCCGGGGTGCACGCATCGTATCTGCACACCCACCCGGCGGGCACGCTAACCGCGGTGGCCCGCTTCGTCGCGCACGCCGCCCAGCGGAGGCTTTAGATTTAGAGCCCGATGGTGGGGATCCCGCCGCCAAAATCGACGTCGCCACTGACCCGAGTCGGCGGGACCTTGACCTCACGAACCCGGAAACCAGGCCGCTTGCGGCACAGCCGACGACGCAAACCAACAATCGCCCGAACGCCGGACGCCGCTAACAGGCAGGCGCGTAGGCCGAGGTTGGCAGGGGTTCAACTATCGCCGCTAGGGTGGGTTGATCCCAACTCCTTTCCGTTGCAAGGGGGACTGCTGTGTCGACTGATGGTCGTGCCGAATGGCTTGCCCGCCGCGTCGAAGAGCTTTCCGCCACTGACCCACAATTTGCCGCGGCGCAGCCCTCCTCCTCAGTGGCCACGGCCCTAGAGCAGGCGGGGCTGCGCCTGCCGCAGGTCATCCGGACCGTGTTGCAGGGGTACGCAGACCGGCCGGCACTGGGGCAGCGGGTGGTGCAGTTCGTCGAGGATTCCAAGACGGGACGCACTGTGCTCGAACTGCTCCCGCGCTTTGAGACCATCACCTACCGTGTGTTGGGCGAGCGGGTCGACGCGCTGGCGCGCGCCCTGACCGAAGACTTGGTGCAGGTCGGCGACCGGGTCTGCGTGCTGGGCTTTACCAGCGTCGACTACACGACGATCGATGTGGCGCTGGGCCTGATCGGCGCGGTGTCGGTGCCGCTGCAAACCAGCGCGCCGATCACCCAGCTGCAATCGATCGTCGCCGAAACCGAACCCAGCGTGATCGCGGCGAGCGTGGAGTACCTGCCTGATGCCGCCGAGCTGGCTTGCAGCGGGCCCGCGCCGGCCAAGCTGGTGGTGTTTGATTACCGCCCGGAGGTGGACGACCAGTGCGAAACCGTGGAAGCCGTCCGCGAGCGGCTGGCTAATACCGCGGTGCTTGTCGAGACGCTGGCCGATGTGCTGAAGCGCGGAAAGGCGCTGCCGGCCAAGCCGGGAGGCGCACCGAACTCCAGCGACGATGACCCATTGGCGTTGCTGATCTACACCTCTGGTAGCACGGGGGAGCCCAAGGGGGCGATGTACCCGCAAAGCCACGTGGCCAAGATGTGGCGCAGGCGCACGTCGAGCACGAACTGGTTCGGGTTCAGGGCAGGTGCCGCCTCGATCACGTTGAACTTCCTGCCGATGAGCCACGCTTTGGGGCGCGGAACCCTCTACGGCACCCTCGGGAACGGAGGCACCGCCTATTTCGCGGCCAGGAGCGACCTCTCGACGCTGCTGGAGGACCTGCGCCTGGTGCGGCCCACCGAACTGACGTTCGTCCCCCGCATTTGGGAGATGTTGTACGGCGAATACGTCAGCGAGGTGGACCGGCGGGTAGCCGAGGGAGCTGACCGGGAAACCGTCGAAGCTCAAGTGCTGCGCGAGGTGCGCCAGGAGGTGCTGGGCGGGCGGTACGTCTTCGCGATGACCGGCTCGGCGCCCATCTCCAAGGAGCTCAAGGCTTGGGTCGAATCGCTGCTGGAGACGCCGTTGACGGACGGCTACGCCTCCACCGAGAGCGGCATGATTCTGCGGGACGGCCAGGTGCAGCGCCCTCCGGTCATCGACTACAAATTGGTCGACGTCCCAGAGCTGGGCTATTTCAGCACTGACCGACCCTACCCGCGCGGTGAGCTGCTGGTTAAGACCGAGAACATGTTTCCCGGTTACTACAAGCGCCCCGATATCACCGCCAGCGTTTTCGACGCCGACGGCTACTACCGTACCGGCGACGTGTTCGCCCAAGTGGGCCGCGACCGGCTGGTGTATGTGGACCGCCGCAACAACGTGATCAAGCTGGCCCAAGGGGAGTTCGTCACGTTGGCAAAGCTCGAGGCGGTGTTCGACACCAGCCCGCTGGTGCACCAGATCTACGTCTACGGCAACAGCGCCCATCGCTACCTGTTAGCGGTCGTGGTGCCGACCCGAGACGCACTGGCGCGCTTCGACGATCCGTCGACGCTTAGGGCCCGCATCGCTGATTCGCTGCAGGAGGTCGCCAAAACTGCCGGGCTGCAATCCTACGAGGTCCCCCGCGACTTCCTCATCGAAACCACACCGTTTAGCGTGGAGAACGGGTTGCTGACCGGAATCGGCAAGCTGGCCTGGCCCAAGCTCAAGGAGCGCTACGGTGAACGGCTGGAGCAGCTCTACGCCGAGCTGGACCAAGGGCAGGCCAACGAGTTGGCCGAGCTGCGGCGCAGCGGCGCCGACCGGCCGGTGCTGCAAACCATTAGCCGGGCCGCGGCCGCGCTGCTGGGCACCGCCAGGGTGGAGGTGTCCCCTGATGCGCACTTCACCGACCTGGGTGGCGACTCACTGGCGGCGTTGACGTTCGCCAACCTGCTGCGCGAGATCTTCGGCGTCGACGTGCCGGTGGGGGTCATCGTCAGCCCGGCCACCGACCTGCAGGCGATCGCCGACTACATCCAGGCCGAGCGCCAGGGCGTCAAACGGCCCACATTTGTCGCCGTGCATGGTCGCAGCGCGACGAAGGTGCACGCGGGTGATCTGACGCTGGACACGTTCCTCGATGGGGCCACGCTGAGCGCGGCGACGAACCTGCCGAAGCCCACCACCGAGGTGCGCACCGTGTTACTGACCGGCGCGACCGGCTTTTTGGGCCGCTACCTGGCGCTGGAATGGCTTGAGCGGATGGACTTGGTCGACGGCACGGTGACAGCTCTGGTGCGCGCGAAATCCGACGAGGAGGCCCGGGCCCGGCTCGACAAAACCTTCGACAGCGGCGACCCCAGGCTACTGGCGCGCTACCAAGAGTTAGCCGCCGAGCACCTGGAGGTCATCGCCGGCGACAAGGGCGAGCCAAACGTGGGCCTGGACCGGCAGACCTGGCAGCGGCTGGCCGACACGGTCGACGTGATCGCGGACCCCGCGGCGCTGGTCAACCATGTGCTGCCTTACAGCGAGCTGTTCGGTCCCAACACCCTCGGTACCGCCGAGCTGATCAGGCTCGCGCTGACGACCAAGCTCAAGCCGTACACCTACGTGTCGACGATCGGGGTGGGCGATCAGGTCGAGCCCGCGAAGTTCACTGAGGACGCCGACATCCGGAAGATCAGCCCGACTCGCGAGATCAACGACAGCTACGCCAACGGCTACGGCATCAGCAAGTGGGCCGGCGAAGTGTTGCTGCGCGAGGCTCATGATCTGTGCGGCTTGCCGGTCACGGTGTTCCGCTGCTCCATGATCATGGCCGACACAACCTACAAGGGACAACTCAACCTGCCTGACATGTTCACCCGGCTGATGCTGAGCCTGGCCGCCACCGGCATCGCACCATTCTCGTTCTACGAGCTCGACGCCGACGGCAACCGGCAACGTGCCCACTACGACGGCCTGCCGGTGGAGTTCATCGCCGAGGCCATCGCCACGCTGGGTGCTCAGAACGTGGAAACGTTTCAGACCTACCATGTGATGAACCCGCACGACGACGGCATCGGGCTCGATGAATTCGTCGACTGGCTCATCGACGCCGGCTATCCCCTTCAGCGCATAGGTGACTACGCCGAGTGGCTGCACCGCTTCGAAACCGTGCTGCGCGGATTGCCCGATCGGCAGCGCCAATACTCCTTACTGCCGCTGCTGCACAACTACCAAAAACCTCAAACACCGCTACGCGGATCAATGGCACCCACCGACCGCTTCCGCGCCGCAGTGCAAGAAGCGAAAATCGGCCCAGCCAAAGACATCCCACACATCTCGCCGGCGATCATCGTCAAATACGTCACCGACCTACAGCTACTCGGACTGCTCTAAATCTAAACACCGGTCAGGGGGCCGATCATCCTCGACTCAAGAAAGCGTCGTCCCCATCCAGCGCCGCAGATCCAGCAGTTGCGGGCAAGCTGGTCCATCGAATACGCCCAATTACAATGGTGTCACCGTCGGCAACTAACCGGATAAGGTCGTGGGTGCAGGGCCGCGTGGATGGGCAGCACATTGACTGCGCACGCAAGCGACCGGACGTCAGGATGAAACGTCACATTGAGTTCCTATTCGACTTCGGCGCTCAGCCGGTGAGTGTCGGTGTCCGCTGCGCCGCGCTTGCGATCGCCACTAAACTCGCCGGGTGACGACCCCCGAGAACGCCTACCTGGTCGGTTTGCGGCTGGCTGGCAAGAAGGTCGTCGTCGTCGGCGGCGGCACCGTTGCTCAACGCCGCCTTCCCCTGCTCATCGCCAGCGGTGCCAACGTGCACGTCATCACCCGCAGCGCCACCCGCGCCGTCGAAGCGATGAGTGGAATCACCTTGGCGCTTCGCGATTATCGCGACGGCGACCTCGACGGAGCCTGGTACGCGATCGCGGCCACCGATGACCCGGCCGTCAACGCCGCCGTCGTTGCCGAGGCTGAGCGCCGGCACATCTTCTGTGTGCGCGCCGACATCGCCGTCGAAGGCACCGCAGTCACGCCGGCGACATTCGAATACGCCGGCCTGTCGGTGGGCGTCTTGGCCGGAGGTGAGCACCGCCGCTCGGCAGCGATCCGCTCGGCCATCCGCGAAGCCCTGCAACAGGGCATCATCACCGCCGACACCGACGACGTCGTGCCGGGCGGAGTGGCGCTGGTCGGTGGTGGGCCCGGCGACCCGGAACTGATCACCGTGCGCGGCCGGCGCCTGCTCGCCCAAGCCGACGTGGTCGTCGCCGACCGGCTGGCGCCGCCGGAGCTACTTGCCGAGCTGCCCCCGCACGTGGAGGTGATCGACGCCGCCAAGATCCCGTACGGGCGGGCCATGGCCCAAGACGCGATCAACGCCGTCATGATCGAGCGGGCCAAGGCCGGCCACTTTGTCGTGCGCCTCAAAGGCGGTGACCCGTTCGTCTTCGCCCGCGGCTACGAAGAACTGCTGGCGTGCGCCGACGCCGGAATCCCGGTGACGGTGGTGCCGGGTGTGACAAGTGCCACAGCGGTTCCGGCGCTGGCGGGCGTTCCGGTCACCCACCGGGCCGTCTGCCACGAATTTGTCGTGGTCAGCGGCCATATTGAGCCCGGGCATCCCGAATCGTTAGTGAATTGGGATGCATTAGCGGCCATGACGGGCACCATTGTTTTGCTGATGGCGGTGGAGCGCGTCGAGCAATTCAGCGACGTCCTATTAAAAGGCGGCCGACCAGCGGATACGCCGGTGCTGGTGGTTCAGCACGGCACGACGGCCGCGCAGCGGACGTTGCGGGCGACATTGGCCGACGCGCCGGAGAAGATTCGCGCCGAGGGAATTCGCCCTCCGGCAGTGATCGTCATCGGTGCAGTGGCGGCTTTCGGCGCTTAAGCGATTCTTAAGAATACTGTAGGGTAGCTCCTTATGACGGCTCTCAACGATGCAGAGCGGGCAGTCCGGCACGCCATGACAGAAGTCCCGAAACGGGTGGTGCCGATGCGCTCCGGACAGGAAGCTTTGGACCGTACGAGCAGGTATTCCCCGATGTGGTCGCCGTCGTGGCGGTTCGTCGCCGCGGTTATCGCGATCGGCGGCATGCAGTTGATGGCGACCATGGACGGCACCATCGCGATCGTCGCGCTTCCCAAGATTCAGAACGACCTGAGCCTGTCCGACGCCGGGCGAAGTTGGGTGATCACCGCCTATGTGCTGACCTTCGGCGGGTTGATGCTGCTTGGTGGTCGTCTCGGCGACACCATAGGCCGCAAGCGCACCTTCCTCGTCGGTGTCGCGCTGTTCACGATCGCCTCGGCGTTGTGCGGCATCGCCTGGGACGAGGCGACCTTGGTCATCGCCCGGCTGTTGCAAGGCATCGGCGCGGCCATCGCCTCGCCGACCGCTCTGGCGCTTATCGCCACCACCTTCCCGAAGGGCCCGTCACGCAACGCCGCGACCGCGGTGTTCGGCGCGATGACCGGCGTCGGCTCGGTGATGGGCTTGGTCGTCGGTGGGGCGCTCACCGAGGTGTCGTGGCGACTGGCGTTTTTGGTCAACGTGCCGATCGGGCTGGTCATGCTCTACCTGGCCCGCATCACGCTGCGGGAAACCTCGAAGGAGCGGATGAAGCTCGACGCGATGGGAGCCGTGCTGGCCACGGTGGTGTGCACCGCAGCGGTGTTCGGGTTCTCGATGGGCCCCGAAAAGGGCTGGATTTCCACAATCACCATCGGTTCCGGTGTGGTGGCGGTGGCCGCGTTCATCGCGTTCGCCATCGTCGAGCGCACGGCCGAGAACCCGATAGTGCCTTTCGACCTGTTCTTCGACCGCAACCGGCTGGCCACCTTTGCGGCCATCTTCCTGGCCGGTGGCGTGCTGTTCACGCTGACCGTGCTGATCGGCCTGTATGTGCAGGACATCATGGGCTACAGCGCCCTTCGCGCCGGCATCGGCTTCATCCCGTTCGCCATCGCGATGGGCATCGGCTTGGGCGCGTCGTCGCAGCTGGTGTCGTGGTTCCCGCCCCGCGTGGTGGTCATCGCCGGCGGTGTGCTGGTCCTCGGGGCGATGCTTTACGGCTCGACCATGAGCGGGAACATGCCGTACTTCCCCAATCTCGTGATGCCGATCGTCGTCGGCGGGATCGGGATCGGCCTGATCGTCGTCCCGCTGGCGTTGTCGGCGATCGCCGGCGTCGGGTTCGACCGTATCGGGCCCACCTCGGCGATCGTGCTGATGCTGCAGAACTTGGGCGGGCCCGTGGTGCTGGCGATCATCCAGGCCGTCATCACGTCTCGCACCCTGTACCTGGGCGGCACCACCGGCCCGGTGAAGTACATGAACGCCGCGCAATTGCATGCGCTTGACCATGGCTACACCTACGGGCTGCTGTGGGTGGCCGGGGTGGCGGTCATCGTCGGCGGCGCGGCTCTGCTGATCGGCTACTCCGCCGCACAGGTAGCGCACGCGCAAGAGGTCAAAGACGCCCTGGAGGCCGGAGAGCTGTAAGCCGACGGCTGACGTAGTCCCATCGAGACTGCGCTCACGGCGCGCTTGAGGGCGAAATCCACGCAGTCACCGCCGTCTCGGCGCTATGGCCGCAGTCTGGCTGGGGGCGCCGTCAGCCGACGTCCGCTAGGCACCGCCGGGAAGCGCCCCAAGCTTGGCTAGGCTTGCGCGCTGTGATCACCCGGATGTCCGAGCTGTTCTTGCGCACGCTGCGTGACGATCCCGCTGACGCCGAAGTCCCCAGCCACAAGCTGCTGATCCGCGCCGGCTACATCCGGCCGGTCGGCCCCGGCCTGTACAGCTGGCTGCCGCTGGGCCTACGGGTGCTGCGCAAGATCGAGTGTGTCGTCCGCGAAGAGATGAACGCGATCGGCGGCCAGGAGATCCTGTTCCCCGCGCTGCTGCCGCGAGCCCCATACGAGGCGACAAACCGGTGGACCGAGTACGGGGACAGCGTGTTTCGCCTCAAAGACCGCCGCGGCAACGACTATCTGCTCGGCCCGACGCACGAAGAGCTGTTCACGCTGACGGTCAAAGGCGAATACAGCTCCTACAAAGACTTCCCGTTGGTGCTCTACCAGATCCAGAACAAGTACCGCGACGAGCCCCGCCCTCGCGCCGGCATCCTGCGCGTCCGCGAGTTTCTGATGAAAGACTCCTACTCCTTCGACACCGACGACGCCGGACTCAAGGCCGCCTACCACGCGCACCGCGAGGCCTACCGGCGCATGTTCGACCGGTTGCGGGTGCGCTACGTCATCGTGTCGGCGGTATCAGGAGCGATGGGCGGCAGCGCGTCGGAGGAGTTTTTGGCCGAAAGCCCCGTCGGCGAGGACACGTTCGTGCGCTGCCTGGAATCCGGGTACGCCGCCAACGTCGAGGCCGTGGTCACCGCGCGCCCGGAATCGTTGCCCATCGACGGGCTGCCCGAGGCGGTGGTCTACGACACCGGCGATACCCCGACCATCGCCACCCTGGTCAAGTGGGCCAACGGCGCCGACCTGGGCCGCACCGTCACCGCCGCCGACACCCTGAAAAACGTGATGCTCAAGGTGCGCGAGCCGGGCGGGGATTGGGAGCTGCTGGGCATCGGGCTGCCCGGTGACCGCGAGGTCGACGACCGCCGGCTGGGCGCTGCGCTGGACCCGGCAGAATACAAGCTGCTCGACGACGACGACTTCGCGAAGTACCCCTTTCTGGTGAAGGGCTATATCGGGCCGAAAGCATTGCGCGACAATGGGATTCGCTATCTCGTCGACCCCCGCATCGTTGACGGCACCAGTTGGATCACCGGAGCCGACGAGCTCGGCAAGCATGTCGTCGGACTGGTGGCCGGCCGTGACTTCACCGCCGACGGCACCATCGAGGCCGCCGAGGTGCGCGACGGCGATCCGTCTCCCGACGGCGCCGGGCCGCTGGTGTCCGCGCGCGGCATCGAGATCGGCCACATCTTCCAGCTCGGCCGCAAATACACCGACGCGTTCACGGCCGATGTGCTCGGCGAAGACGGCAAGCCCGTGCGGCTGACCATGGGCTCCTA encodes:
- a CDS encoding cobyrinate a,c-diamide synthase: MSVPAVVVAAPASGSGKTTVATGLIGALRQAGHRVAGFKVGPDFIDPGYHALASGRAGRNLDPVLVDEQLIGPLYAHGAAGADIAVVEGVMGLFDGRIGPDPATPAAGSTAHVAALLGAPVILVVDARGQSHSIAALLHGFSTFDAATRIAGVVLNRVGSPRHEQVLRQACGHAGITVLGAIPRTDQIEVPTRYLGLVTAAEYGRRAHQAVEAMTALIARHVDVAAVAVAAASRVADPPWDPAATIGAVQHTPVTVALAAGRAFTFGYAEHAELLRATGAEVVEFDPCTDPLPENTGAVVIPGGFPEQFAAELSANDVARQQINMLAAAGVPVHAECAGLTYLLSRLDGYPMCGVLAGSARFTEHLTLGYRDALAVADSPLYRAGQVVVGHEFHRTAVTFTGGYPPAWVYRGSGADAPQDGAVHAGVHASYLHTHPAGTLTAVARFVAHAAQRRL
- the cobA gene encoding uroporphyrinogen-III C-methyltransferase, whose product is MTTPENAYLVGLRLAGKKVVVVGGGTVAQRRLPLLIASGANVHVITRSATRAVEAMSGITLALRDYRDGDLDGAWYAIAATDDPAVNAAVVAEAERRHIFCVRADIAVEGTAVTPATFEYAGLSVGVLAGGEHRRSAAIRSAIREALQQGIITADTDDVVPGGVALVGGGPGDPELITVRGRRLLAQADVVVADRLAPPELLAELPPHVEVIDAAKIPYGRAMAQDAINAVMIERAKAGHFVVRLKGGDPFVFARGYEELLACADAGIPVTVVPGVTSATAVPALAGVPVTHRAVCHEFVVVSGHIEPGHPESLVNWDALAAMTGTIVLLMAVERVEQFSDVLLKGGRPADTPVLVVQHGTTAAQRTLRATLADAPEKIRAEGIRPPAVIVIGAVAAFGA
- a CDS encoding proline--tRNA ligase, with the protein product MITRMSELFLRTLRDDPADAEVPSHKLLIRAGYIRPVGPGLYSWLPLGLRVLRKIECVVREEMNAIGGQEILFPALLPRAPYEATNRWTEYGDSVFRLKDRRGNDYLLGPTHEELFTLTVKGEYSSYKDFPLVLYQIQNKYRDEPRPRAGILRVREFLMKDSYSFDTDDAGLKAAYHAHREAYRRMFDRLRVRYVIVSAVSGAMGGSASEEFLAESPVGEDTFVRCLESGYAANVEAVVTARPESLPIDGLPEAVVYDTGDTPTIATLVKWANGADLGRTVTAADTLKNVMLKVREPGGDWELLGIGLPGDREVDDRRLGAALDPAEYKLLDDDDFAKYPFLVKGYIGPKALRDNGIRYLVDPRIVDGTSWITGADELGKHVVGLVAGRDFTADGTIEAAEVRDGDPSPDGAGPLVSARGIEIGHIFQLGRKYTDAFTADVLGEDGKPVRLTMGSYGVGVSRLVAVIAEQHHDELGLRWPSSVSPFGVHLVIANKDAEARAGATSLAADLDRLGVEVLLDDRQASPGVKFKDAELLGVPWIVVVGRGWADGVVELRNRFSGQTRELAVGVSLATEITAAISG
- a CDS encoding MFS transporter; the protein is MTALNDAERAVRHAMTEVPKRVVPMRSGQEALDRTSRYSPMWSPSWRFVAAVIAIGGMQLMATMDGTIAIVALPKIQNDLSLSDAGRSWVITAYVLTFGGLMLLGGRLGDTIGRKRTFLVGVALFTIASALCGIAWDEATLVIARLLQGIGAAIASPTALALIATTFPKGPSRNAATAVFGAMTGVGSVMGLVVGGALTEVSWRLAFLVNVPIGLVMLYLARITLRETSKERMKLDAMGAVLATVVCTAAVFGFSMGPEKGWISTITIGSGVVAVAAFIAFAIVERTAENPIVPFDLFFDRNRLATFAAIFLAGGVLFTLTVLIGLYVQDIMGYSALRAGIGFIPFAIAMGIGLGASSQLVSWFPPRVVVIAGGVLVLGAMLYGSTMSGNMPYFPNLVMPIVVGGIGIGLIVVPLALSAIAGVGFDRIGPTSAIVLMLQNLGGPVVLAIIQAVITSRTLYLGGTTGPVKYMNAAQLHALDHGYTYGLLWVAGVAVIVGGAALLIGYSAAQVAHAQEVKDALEAGEL
- the cobO gene encoding cob(I)yrinic acid a,c-diamide adenosyltransferase; its protein translation is MPQGRPVHVPGDGLTTRARRNMPVLAVHTGAGKGKSTAAFGMALRAWNAGLDIAVFQFVKSAKWKVGEEEAFRQLGRVHDEQGIGGPVQWHKMGAGWSWSRKPGSVDDHAAAAADGWAEIARRLAAQQHDFYVLDEFTYPLKWGWVDVDDVVDTLLARPGRQHVVITGRDAPPRLVEAADLVTEMTKVKHPMDAGRKGQKGIEW
- the car gene encoding carboxylic acid reductase — its product is MSTDGRAEWLARRVEELSATDPQFAAAQPSSSVATALEQAGLRLPQVIRTVLQGYADRPALGQRVVQFVEDSKTGRTVLELLPRFETITYRVLGERVDALARALTEDLVQVGDRVCVLGFTSVDYTTIDVALGLIGAVSVPLQTSAPITQLQSIVAETEPSVIAASVEYLPDAAELACSGPAPAKLVVFDYRPEVDDQCETVEAVRERLANTAVLVETLADVLKRGKALPAKPGGAPNSSDDDPLALLIYTSGSTGEPKGAMYPQSHVAKMWRRRTSSTNWFGFRAGAASITLNFLPMSHALGRGTLYGTLGNGGTAYFAARSDLSTLLEDLRLVRPTELTFVPRIWEMLYGEYVSEVDRRVAEGADRETVEAQVLREVRQEVLGGRYVFAMTGSAPISKELKAWVESLLETPLTDGYASTESGMILRDGQVQRPPVIDYKLVDVPELGYFSTDRPYPRGELLVKTENMFPGYYKRPDITASVFDADGYYRTGDVFAQVGRDRLVYVDRRNNVIKLAQGEFVTLAKLEAVFDTSPLVHQIYVYGNSAHRYLLAVVVPTRDALARFDDPSTLRARIADSLQEVAKTAGLQSYEVPRDFLIETTPFSVENGLLTGIGKLAWPKLKERYGERLEQLYAELDQGQANELAELRRSGADRPVLQTISRAAAALLGTARVEVSPDAHFTDLGGDSLAALTFANLLREIFGVDVPVGVIVSPATDLQAIADYIQAERQGVKRPTFVAVHGRSATKVHAGDLTLDTFLDGATLSAATNLPKPTTEVRTVLLTGATGFLGRYLALEWLERMDLVDGTVTALVRAKSDEEARARLDKTFDSGDPRLLARYQELAAEHLEVIAGDKGEPNVGLDRQTWQRLADTVDVIADPAALVNHVLPYSELFGPNTLGTAELIRLALTTKLKPYTYVSTIGVGDQVEPAKFTEDADIRKISPTREINDSYANGYGISKWAGEVLLREAHDLCGLPVTVFRCSMIMADTTYKGQLNLPDMFTRLMLSLAATGIAPFSFYELDADGNRQRAHYDGLPVEFIAEAIATLGAQNVETFQTYHVMNPHDDGIGLDEFVDWLIDAGYPLQRIGDYAEWLHRFETVLRGLPDRQRQYSLLPLLHNYQKPQTPLRGSMAPTDRFRAAVQEAKIGPAKDIPHISPAIIVKYVTDLQLLGLL